In the genome of Bradyrhizobium sp. CB3481, the window TTGAGGGGAATGCCGAGCGGCACCGCACCGAGCTTGGCGAGCGCGACACCCACCGTCGTGCTGGGCGTGCGCATCCGCAGGCCGCGGAAATCTTTTACCGACTGGATCTTCTTGCCGGTCGTGAAGATCGGATAGGGCGGCAACACATAAAGGCCGAGCACCTTGACCGAGGCGTAGTCCTTGTCGAGCAGGCCTTCCTTGTAGAGCGACATCATCGCCGAGGTGCCCGAGATCGAGTTATCGAACATGAAGGGCAGTTCCATCACTGATGATTGCGGGAAGCGGCCCGGATGGTATCCCTGCACGGTCGCCGCCATCTCGATGGCGCCCTTCTCGACCATGGTGAACAGCTCGGCCGGCTTGCCGTAACCGCCGATCGGCTTCAGCGCCACTTCGATGCGTCCGCCGGACTCCTCTTCGACCGCCTTGGCAAACGGCAGCAGGACCTGATCGTAGGCCGGCGTGTTTTCGGTGTTGATCGAGCCGAAACGCAGAACCACATCCGCAGCAGATGCAGGCGTCACGAAGAAGGTAGCGAGACCAAGCAGGGCTGTGGCCGCGGATGGAATCCTGGTGCGGGAGAACATTCTGTTTCCTTGATCACCGTCAGCTGTCGAGTTCGGCTCGCAGCAACTGTCGGTCGCATGGCGGGTCCTTGACAGCATCGACCATAGCTTTCGCGAATTAATCGCGGGTAAAGCTTGCAACGGGGCTAAGGCTCCGTAGGAACACGGATTCTCTTCCGCAAAAAAGAATGACGGCCGTCATTCTTCGCGAAGCCTCGTATGAATTGGTCGACCCGTCAGCGGTTGGTAGGCCCGGCGTCTCGGCGCGCTACACCTTCACCAGGCTTTCGAAGCCGCCATAGATCATCCGCTTGCCGTCGAACGGCGGCGAAGTGTCTTTCCCGAACATGTCCTTGAGCCGTGGGTCCGCCATCACCTTGGCGTTGATCTTGTCGCGCTGGGCGCGCGACTTATAGGTAATCCAGGCGAACACGACGACTTCGCCCGGCTTCAGCTTGACGCTGCGCGGGAACGAGGTGAACTTGCCGACCTTGACGTCGTCAGCGACCCATTCGCGATAATCCAGCGCGCCGTATTCGCGCCAGATCTTGCCGCACTTCTTCGAAATGCGGATATAGGCTTCGAGATTCTTCTTGGGCACGGGAACGATGAAGCCGTCGACGTAAGGCATTACGAGTTTCCTCTTCACGTTGAAGACGTCATTGCGAGCGCAGCGAAGCAATCCACCTATCCGTCGTGCCGTGACATGGATTGCTTCGCGGAGCCTGTCATCGGGTGCGCGGGCGCGCGACCCGTTGGCTCGCAATGACGGCGTACCTTTCAGCTACGGCAACAAGATGCCTGAACTGGCGACGGCTGGTACTGGTCACGTAGCCGCACCCAGTCCATCGGATAGGGCAGGCCTTCCTCATGACGCCCGAGCGGGGTGAGG includes:
- the dctP gene encoding TRAP transporter substrate-binding protein DctP — encoded protein: MFSRTRIPSAATALLGLATFFVTPASAADVVLRFGSINTENTPAYDQVLLPFAKAVEEESGGRIEVALKPIGGYGKPAELFTMVEKGAIEMAATVQGYHPGRFPQSSVMELPFMFDNSISGTSAMMSLYKEGLLDKDYASVKVLGLYVLPPYPIFTTGKKIQSVKDFRGLRMRTPSTTVGVALAKLGAVPLGIPLNMIGDTIASGYVDAIAYGWDSTTTTKGAGGKFLVDQLKVVIDARLAAPALMIVMNRATWESMPSDLKKIIEKHSSDLAMGSARIREAQEAVTKKKLQSDPRFAALAFTDDQRADLQRVTAPAVAEWKVNMAKLGIDGERLYARARELVQQYKLAAR
- a CDS encoding DUF1428 domain-containing protein, whose translation is MPYVDGFIVPVPKKNLEAYIRISKKCGKIWREYGALDYREWVADDVKVGKFTSFPRSVKLKPGEVVVFAWITYKSRAQRDKINAKVMADPRLKDMFGKDTSPPFDGKRMIYGGFESLVKV